Proteins encoded by one window of Rutidosis leptorrhynchoides isolate AG116_Rl617_1_P2 chromosome 7, CSIRO_AGI_Rlap_v1, whole genome shotgun sequence:
- the LOC139860019 gene encoding uncharacterized protein yields the protein MGDSGGDATTSDNPVSKLDFSNPLFLHPSDITSTPIITFKLLGTKNYRVWKCAMTLALKTKNKFSFVDKTVVKDTTNEILKELYLGQVFSTVASEIWVELKETYDRVDGSMVFNLHQKINSLTQNGTTLSEYYHSLNSFWKQFDAMVEIPNNSDELKAHHVMIKLMQFLMGLDDSYYSLRSAILTTESLPSIKTAYSILSREESHRITSQHTFKKPPSYALMLRSLQIKQYSKL from the exons ATGGGTGATTCAGGAGGGGATGCCACTACATCTGATAATCCTGTTTCAAAACTGGATTTTAGTAACCCTTTATTTTTACACCCAAGTGACATTACTAGTACACCTATAATTACTTTTAAATTGCTTGGTACTAAAAATTATAGGGTTTGGAAATGTGCTATGACTCTTGCTTTAAAAACTAAAAACAAGTTTAGTTTTGTTGATAAAACTGTTGTTAAAGATACAACCAATGAGATTTTAA AAGAATTGTATTTGGGTCAAGTTTTTTCAACTGTAGCTTCTGAGATTTGGGTTGAGTTAAAAGAGACTTATGATAGAGTTGATGGTTCTATGGTGTTTAATTTACATCAGAAGATAAATTCTTTAACACAAAATGGCACAACACTTTCTGAATATTATCACTCACTTAATTCTTTTTGGAAACAATTTGATGCTATGGTTGAAATTCCTAATAACTCAGATGAATTAAAAGCACATCATGTTATGATTAAACTAATGCAATTCTTAATGGGATTGGATGATTCCTATTATTCACTCAGAAGTGCTATCTTAACAACTGAATCATTACCATCTATTAAAACTGCTTATTCTATTCTCTCTAGAGAGGAATCTCACAGAATCACTTCACAACACACTTTCAAGAAGCCTCCTTCTTATGCTTTAATGCTAAGATCACTACAAATCAAACAATATTCAAAATTATAA